One segment of Phaeacidiphilus oryzae TH49 DNA contains the following:
- a CDS encoding ParA family protein — MSVRTFEARQQSGYTPTHGSYGSSYGQQSRRDGAGLGEPAKQQAVGTEVEPGLPAYVEGPDGQFYDPDAEYEPDPEYAATLAPDVARQRRERVGPTGRPLPYFPIPTPLSEHGPAQIIAMCNQKGGVGKTTSTINLGAALAEYGRRVLLVDFDPQGALSVGLGVNPMELELTVYNLLMERGVSADDVLLKTAVPNMDLLPSNIDLSAAEVQLVSEVARESSLARALKPLMPDYDYIIIDCQPSLGLLTVNALTAANSVIVPLECEFFALRGVALLTETIEKVCERLNPELALDGILATMYDSRTVHSREVLARVVEAFGDHVFHTVIGRTVRFPETTVAGEPITTYASNSVGAAAYRQLAREVLARCPAE, encoded by the coding sequence GTGTCGGTCCGAACCTTCGAGGCGCGTCAGCAGTCCGGCTACACCCCAACCCACGGGTCGTACGGGTCGTCGTACGGACAGCAGAGCCGGCGGGACGGCGCGGGGCTCGGCGAGCCCGCCAAGCAGCAGGCCGTGGGCACCGAGGTCGAGCCGGGTCTCCCGGCCTACGTCGAGGGCCCCGACGGCCAGTTCTACGATCCCGACGCCGAGTACGAGCCGGACCCCGAGTACGCCGCCACGCTCGCGCCCGACGTGGCGCGGCAGCGCCGCGAGCGGGTCGGCCCCACCGGCCGTCCGCTGCCGTACTTCCCGATCCCCACGCCGCTGAGCGAGCACGGCCCGGCGCAGATCATCGCGATGTGCAACCAGAAGGGCGGCGTCGGCAAGACCACGTCGACCATCAACCTGGGGGCCGCGCTCGCCGAGTACGGGCGGCGGGTGCTCCTCGTCGACTTCGACCCGCAGGGCGCCCTGTCGGTCGGCCTCGGGGTCAACCCGATGGAGCTCGAACTCACCGTCTACAACCTGCTGATGGAGCGCGGGGTCAGCGCGGACGACGTGCTGCTGAAGACCGCCGTGCCCAACATGGACCTGCTGCCCAGCAACATCGACCTGTCGGCGGCCGAGGTCCAGCTGGTCAGCGAGGTGGCGAGGGAGTCGTCGCTGGCGCGGGCGCTGAAGCCGCTGATGCCGGACTACGACTACATCATCATCGACTGCCAGCCCTCGCTCGGCCTCCTCACGGTGAACGCCCTCACCGCGGCGAACAGCGTGATCGTCCCGCTGGAGTGCGAGTTCTTCGCGCTGCGTGGAGTCGCGCTGCTCACCGAGACCATCGAGAAGGTCTGCGAGCGGCTCAACCCCGAACTCGCCCTGGACGGCATCCTGGCCACCATGTACGACTCGCGGACCGTGCACAGCCGCGAGGTGCTGGCCCGGGTCGTCGAGGCGTTCGGGGACCACGTCTTCCACACCGTCATCGGCCGTACGGTGCGCTTCCCCGAGACCACGGTGGCGGGTGAGCCCATCACCACCTACGCGTCCAACTCGGTCGGTGCGGCCGCCTATCGCCAGCTCGCCAGGGAGGTGCTCGCCCGGTGCCCCGCCGAGTGA
- the ald gene encoding alanine dehydrogenase, with amino-acid sequence MKVGIPREVKNHEYRVAITPAGVHELVRQGHQVVIEHDAGVGSSIPDEEYTAAGAEILGTADEVWAASDLVLKVKEPVAEEYHRLRKGQVLFTYLHLAASRACTDALLSAGTTAIAYETVQLANGALPLLAPMSEVAGRLAPQVGSYHLMRPAGGRGVLPGGVPGTQPARAVVIGGGVSGWHAATIALGMGYEVTLLDRDINKLREADRIFGTRVRTIASNAFELEKAVLEADLVVGAVLIPGAKAPKLVTNELVSRMKPGSVLVDIAIDQGGCFEDSHPTTHDAPTFRVHDSVFYCVANMPGAVPNTSTYALTNATLPYIVELANRGWQEACRRDEALAKGLNCHEGQLVSAPVAEAHGLHAADLADVLA; translated from the coding sequence GTGAAGGTCGGCATCCCCCGTGAGGTCAAGAACCACGAGTACCGCGTGGCCATCACGCCCGCCGGCGTGCATGAGCTGGTGCGCCAGGGCCATCAGGTCGTGATCGAGCACGACGCCGGGGTCGGCTCCTCGATCCCCGACGAGGAGTACACCGCCGCGGGCGCGGAGATCCTCGGCACCGCGGACGAGGTCTGGGCCGCGTCCGACCTGGTGCTGAAGGTGAAGGAGCCGGTGGCCGAGGAGTACCACCGGCTGCGCAAGGGCCAGGTCCTCTTCACCTACCTCCACCTGGCCGCCTCCCGCGCCTGCACCGACGCGCTGCTGAGTGCCGGCACCACCGCCATCGCCTACGAGACGGTGCAGCTGGCGAACGGCGCACTGCCGCTGCTGGCCCCGATGTCCGAGGTGGCCGGCCGGCTCGCCCCGCAGGTCGGCTCGTACCACCTGATGCGCCCGGCCGGCGGCCGCGGTGTGCTGCCGGGCGGTGTCCCGGGCACGCAGCCGGCCCGCGCCGTGGTGATCGGCGGCGGTGTCTCCGGCTGGCACGCGGCGACCATCGCCCTGGGCATGGGCTACGAGGTCACCCTGCTCGACCGGGACATCAACAAGCTGCGGGAGGCCGACCGGATCTTCGGCACCCGGGTGCGCACCATCGCCTCCAACGCCTTCGAGCTGGAGAAGGCGGTGCTGGAGGCCGACCTGGTGGTCGGCGCGGTGCTGATCCCGGGCGCCAAGGCCCCGAAGCTGGTCACCAACGAGCTGGTCTCGCGGATGAAGCCGGGCTCCGTGCTGGTCGACATCGCCATCGACCAGGGCGGCTGTTTCGAGGACTCGCACCCGACCACCCACGACGCCCCGACCTTCCGGGTGCACGACTCGGTCTTCTACTGCGTGGCCAACATGCCCGGCGCGGTGCCCAACACCTCCACCTACGCGCTCACCAACGCGACGCTGCCGTACATCGTCGAGCTGGCGAACCGGGGCTGGCAGGAGGCCTGCCGCCGGGACGAGGCGCTGGCCAAGGGGCTCAACTGCCATGAGGGCCAGCTGGTCTCCGCTCCGGTCGCGGAGGCCCACGGGCTGCACGCGGCGGACCTGGCCGACGTGCTGGCCTGA